The genomic segment AGTGGGCGCTCGCCTTCCACTCGGTCTTTCGGGAGTCGGCGGGAAGCCCGAAGCCGTCCCCCTGGGTGCGCACCTGCTCGGTGCGGACCGCGTCTCCCCGGAGGGTGAGGCGAGAGAGGGGCCGCACGCTCACCTGGGCCGCGTAGCGGTTTTCCTCGAGCTCGTACTCCACCGGGAGCCCGGCGCCGGCGCGCAGGGCCTGGGCGTCGGCGCTCCCCACGTCGTCGGCCTTGTGGGTGCGGCGAAACTTCAGCGCCGCGCTCAGCCAGGACCAGGGGGCCCACCCCAGGTCTGCGTCGCCCCGGTAGTAGTTGCGGGCCACGTCCACGTCCTCGTTGGTCACGCGGCCCATGTGGAGGCCGGCCGACGCGGTCACCTGCCCGGTCTGGGTGGTGCTCACCCGCACCCGGTGCTCCCAAGCCCGGGCGTCGGGGTAGGTGTTGTGGGCCGAGATCCCTCCCGGCGTCACTCCGGTGATGGGCCCGAACACGTGCTCCGGGTCCGCCTCGTCGTTGCGGAACTGGGTGAAGTTGTACGCATAGGACGCCATGCCGTAGCCCGCGTGGGCGTCGACACCCCCCTCGATCTCGGCCGTGGTGTGGTCGAGCTCGCGCTTGCGGGAGATGTTGTGGCAGTTGGTGGTGCAGTTCTCGTCCAGGAAGGTCAGCTGGGAATCCCCCTCCACCGCGAACCGGCGGGCCGTGACCCGCACGTGGGCCGGGTACACGCCCGGCCCCACCCGCAGGTTGACCGTCTGCTCGCTCACCTCCTTGCGGTAGTCTCCCCGGGGGTTTTGGTCGTCGGCGAAGAAGAGCGGCGGCGCCTCGCCCGTGGAGGGGGGCAGCGCCACGTTCTCCTCGTTGTGGGGAAACCCCTGGGAGGTAACGGAGCCCATCACCAGGTTCTTGTAGCGCACGTCCACCCGGGCCCCGTGGTCGGTTCCCCCCAGGTACTCGCCCGTGGCGTGGAGGCGGCCCCAACCCGGGTCGCGGTGGTAGAGGTCGAAGTACCCCTCCGGGTGCGACTCCAGCTTCTCGTAGGGCCGCAGGGTCTGCCCGCCGCCGTCCTCCTGGCGGTACAGGTACCCGGCCCCCACGGCCGCCTCGGTCTCGGCGCGCTGCTTGTGACACTGGGTGCAGTCTCCCTTGATCTCCTGGGCCAGGAGCTCGTAGCGGTCGGTGGTCCCGTGGATCTCCACGAACTCCTCGACCGACAGGGTGCCCCGGTAGTCCGTCCGGACCTGGGCAGCCGCGGGGACCGCCCACAGGGCGAGGGCCAGGGCGAGGGCGGCGGGCACGAGCGCGGCCGGCGAGGGATGGCGATGGCGTTTCATCGGGTCCTCCTGACGATGGCCAAGGTCCGAGCACTACTTGAGGAACGCGCTGCCCGGAAGGGTGGACTGGATATCCGTTCCGTGAATCTGGGAGTGGCATGTGGTGCACCGGGTGAAGAAGGCCGCCTTGCGGGCCGTGCCGTCCTGGGGAGAGGCGTGGCCCGCGTGGCACTGGAGGCAGAGGAACGGGTCCTGGAGCGTGAGCAGATCCCGGAAAGGCGACCCGTGGGGCCGATGACAGGTGGTGCAGCCGTTGGTCCCGCCGCCGTGCTCGAAGAGGGCGGGCGCCGCCTGGGCCGCGTGGCACTTGAAGCACAGGGTCTCGGCGTCGGTCGTTACCAGCATGGCGTCCGAGGCACTCCCGTGGGGCTCGTGGCAGGTGACGCAGGTGAGCTTTCCTTCCCGGATGGGGTGGCGGGAGAAGTAGGCCGTCTCGGCCTCCACGTCGGCGTGGCAGGCAAAGCACGTCTCTGCGATCTGCTTCCCGGAAGGCTTCTGCTCGATGCCCTGGTGGAGCTTGTGGCAGTCGGGGCAGCTGACCCCCGCCGCCGCGTGGGCCCCGCCGGCCCAGCCCTGGAGCGCGGTCTCGCTCATGGCGGTGTGGCACTTGAGGCATTGCAGGGAGCGGGCACCCGCGGGCAGCTCGGACAGCCTCACGAACTGGGTGGTGTCGCAGGCCTTGTCCTGGGCGGCGTTCTCGATGGCCAGGCTTCCCGCCCCGTGGCAGGTCTCGCAGTCGAAGAGCGGCAGGTTCCTGTCCTGGGAGAGCTGCTGGCCGTGGACGCTGCGCTCCAGGTACGCGGCGAGTCCGTCGTGCACGTGGCAGGCCGCCAGGCAGTTGGTCTGGCCCACGTAGTCGGCTTCGATCGGTCCCACCAGCATCCTCTCGTACTCCTGCTGGGAGAAGATGGGGTGGCCCTGCCGCAAGGCGGCGCACGCCGCAAACAGGGGAACCGCCGCCCCGAGGACCAGGACCAGGCGAACGGTGGCGCGTCCTCGCTTCTTCATCTCATCGCTCCTCTGGGAGAGGGAGAAGGCCGGCGTCTGCCGTGGGCCCCGCGGGGCCGCCCCGATGCCCGACGGCTCAGTGAGCATCTATCGGCGAAGACGCTGCCGAGGTTTAGGCGAGAACGCACGAAAGGTGAAACATCTCCCCGGGAGCACAATGTCTTCCCGATCATCTCAAGTTTGCGCAGCGGATATCCGATCGGTTGTCCCCGTGGGTCGCGGTGCCGGACCCCGGTCTGGCCCCCTTTCGGCCCCGCCCACGGCTGGCGACGCAGCAGACCTGCCCGAGGAGGAAGAGATGAAGAGCGCACAGTGGATGACGCCGGCGATCCTTCTCGCCGGC from the Thermodesulfobacteriota bacterium genome contains:
- a CDS encoding DmsE family decaheme c-type cytochrome → MKKRGRATVRLVLVLGAAVPLFAACAALRQGHPIFSQQEYERMLVGPIEADYVGQTNCLAACHVHDGLAAYLERSVHGQQLSQDRNLPLFDCETCHGAGSLAIENAAQDKACDTTQFVRLSELPAGARSLQCLKCHTAMSETALQGWAGGAHAAAGVSCPDCHKLHQGIEQKPSGKQIAETCFACHADVEAETAYFSRHPIREGKLTCVTCHEPHGSASDAMLVTTDAETLCFKCHAAQAAPALFEHGGGTNGCTTCHRPHGSPFRDLLTLQDPFLCLQCHAGHASPQDGTARKAAFFTRCTTCHSQIHGTDIQSTLPGSAFLK